Proteins from a genomic interval of Candidatus Zixiibacteriota bacterium:
- the groL gene encoding chaperonin GroEL (60 kDa chaperone family; promotes refolding of misfolded polypeptides especially under stressful conditions; forms two stacked rings of heptamers to form a barrel-shaped 14mer; ends can be capped by GroES; misfolded proteins enter the barrel where they are refolded when GroES binds) — translation MAKMIEFESAAREKLKRGVDQLANTVKVTLGPKGRNVVIDQKFGSPTITKDGVTVAKEISLEDPYENMGAQMVKEVASKTSDIAGDGTTTATILAQAIYREGLKNVTAGANPMSLKRGVDKAVAVVVEAIKKQSKDVEGKNEIAQVGSVSANNDITIGNLIADAMEKVGKDGVITVEEAKSTETSLEVVEGMQFDRGYLSPYFITDADNMEAVMEDPLVLIYDKKISVMKDLLPILEKVAQMGKPMMIIAEDIEGEALATLVVNKLRGTLKICAVKAPGFGDRRKAMLEDIATLTGGKVISEELGFKLENAVASDLGKAKRIVVDKDNTTIVEGGGSTEDIKGRINSIRKQIDASTSDYDSEKLQERLAKLAGGVAVINVGSATETEMKEKKARVEDALHATRAAVEEGIVPGGGIVLLRSMASLDNIKLDGDEKVGAMIIKKALEEPIRQITKNSGVEGSIIINKVLNETGNYGYNAETDEYGDMLKFGVLDPTKVTRSALENAASIAGLLLTTEAIITDKPEKEKSMPSMPGGGMPDMGGMGGMY, via the coding sequence CTCGCCAACTATAACTAAAGATGGCGTTACAGTCGCCAAGGAAATCAGCCTTGAAGACCCATATGAAAATATGGGCGCCCAGATGGTTAAAGAAGTCGCTTCCAAGACCTCTGATATTGCCGGTGACGGCACAACCACTGCTACAATATTAGCTCAAGCTATTTATCGCGAAGGTTTAAAAAATGTTACCGCCGGCGCCAACCCGATGAGTTTGAAACGCGGTGTCGATAAAGCTGTGGCTGTTGTTGTTGAGGCTATTAAAAAGCAGTCCAAGGATGTCGAAGGCAAGAATGAGATTGCTCAAGTCGGTTCAGTATCGGCTAACAACGATATTACAATCGGCAATCTTATCGCTGATGCGATGGAAAAAGTCGGCAAGGATGGCGTAATCACTGTCGAGGAAGCCAAGTCCACTGAAACATCGCTTGAAGTAGTCGAAGGCATGCAGTTCGACCGCGGTTATCTCTCCCCTTACTTTATCACGGATGCTGACAACATGGAAGCGGTTATGGAAGATCCTTTGGTTCTTATCTATGACAAGAAAATCTCCGTGATGAAAGACCTTCTGCCGATTCTCGAGAAAGTTGCCCAAATGGGCAAGCCGATGATGATTATCGCCGAGGATATTGAAGGTGAAGCTTTAGCTACTTTAGTAGTTAATAAGCTCCGCGGCACCTTGAAAATCTGTGCCGTTAAGGCTCCCGGTTTTGGCGACCGCAGAAAGGCTATGCTTGAAGATATCGCTACTTTGACAGGCGGCAAGGTTATCTCCGAAGAACTCGGATTCAAACTCGAAAACGCCGTAGCCTCTGACCTTGGCAAAGCCAAACGCATCGTTGTTGATAAAGACAACACCACTATCGTTGAGGGCGGTGGTTCTACTGAGGATATTAAAGGCCGCATTAACAGCATACGCAAACAAATCGATGCCTCAACCTCTGATTACGACTCCGAAAAACTTCAGGAACGTCTAGCTAAGCTGGCTGGCGGCGTGGCGGTTATCAATGTTGGCTCGGCTACCGAAACCGAAATGAAAGAAAAGAAAGCCCGCGTCGAGGATGCTTTGCATGCTACCAGAGCGGCTGTCGAGGAAGGCATTGTGCCCGGCGGCGGAATTGTGCTTCTGCGCTCTATGGCTTCTCTTGATAATATTAAACTGGACGGCGATGAGAAAGTCGGCGCTATGATTATTAAAAAGGCGCTCGAAGAACCAATTCGTCAGATTACCAAAAACTCCGGTGTTGAAGGCTCGATTATTATAAATAAAGTACTCAATGAAACCGGCAACTATGGCTACAACGCTGAAACCGATGAGTATGGCGACATGTTGAAATTCGGCGTTCTCGACCCGACAAAGGTTACTCGTTCGGCTTTGGAAAATGCCGCTTCTATTGCCGGTTTGCTGCTTACGACTGAGGCTATCATTACCGATAAGCCTGAGAAGGAAAAATCTATGCCATCTATGCCTGGCGGCGGCATGCCTGATATGGGCGGTATGGGCGGAATGTATTAA
- a CDS encoding HAD family hydrolase, giving the protein MKYKAILFDLGSTLIEYENHDWMELGKNGIQAAHPYLKKLFPAIPEVNTFGPNFYKYLREILDQRANYSEVHIYSACDMIFKRMGLAINDGIVDRFVDIYHKPVAEQITLIPGAVDVLKNISQHNLTIGLVSNSIFPEKYHRGDMEHFGLLKYFDFTIFSSSVGIRKPGGEIFEMALEKAKAKPSEAIFIGDRFDADIGGAQNAGITAVLKYRQGRENPDNFKPDYEIINLGELKTIIF; this is encoded by the coding sequence TTGAAATACAAAGCGATACTGTTTGACCTCGGCAGTACTCTCATAGAATACGAAAATCACGATTGGATGGAACTCGGCAAAAACGGCATACAAGCCGCGCATCCATACTTAAAGAAACTGTTTCCCGCAATTCCTGAGGTTAATACATTCGGACCGAATTTTTACAAGTATCTCCGGGAAATCTTAGACCAACGCGCCAATTATTCGGAAGTTCATATTTATAGTGCTTGCGACATGATATTCAAGCGAATGGGGTTGGCTATCAATGACGGCATTGTCGATAGGTTTGTTGATATATACCATAAACCGGTAGCCGAGCAGATTACTTTAATCCCCGGCGCAGTTGATGTCTTAAAAAATATCAGCCAACATAATTTGACAATCGGATTAGTGTCAAACTCGATTTTCCCGGAAAAATATCATCGCGGCGATATGGAACATTTCGGGTTGCTAAAATATTTCGATTTTACGATATTCTCAAGCAGTGTTGGTATCCGCAAACCGGGAGGAGAAATATTCGAGATGGCGCTGGAAAAAGCGAAAGCAAAACCATCGGAAGCGATATTTATCGGCGACAGGTTCGATGCTGATATCGGGGGCGCGCAAAATGCCGGAATTACTGCGGTCTTGAAATATCGACAGGGGCGGGAAAACCCCGATAATTTCAAACCGGATTATGAAATAATAAATCTTGGTGAATTGAAAACGATAATTTTCTGA
- a CDS encoding M42 family metallopeptidase: MVNHLEAADEITYDNLGSVIARKKGKSDKPRIMIAGHLDEVGFMVKEITDAGYIKFLPLGGWWGHVALAQRVIVKASKGDIIGVIGSKPPHLLKDDERKKVLDLDDMYIDVGVNEKTNIKKMGIRPGDPIVPDAKFTVMHDPKMYLNKAFDNRIGVAAAVEVINKLKGRAHPNSVYGVGTAQEEVGLRGAGTAAWAVEPDVAFVVDVSLAADGPDASKSTSAKLGSGPSITVYDGSMIPHRRLRDLVIDTAENEKIPYHLAALGRGGTDGGRIHLSRSGVPCIYMGVATRYIHSHTSIIHRDDFDNLVKLLVAVIKKLDSKTVKQLAKR; the protein is encoded by the coding sequence ATGGTCAACCATCTCGAAGCCGCCGATGAAATTACTTATGATAATCTGGGCAGCGTAATTGCCCGTAAAAAAGGAAAATCAGATAAGCCTCGAATAATGATAGCCGGTCATCTCGATGAGGTCGGTTTTATGGTTAAGGAAATCACCGATGCCGGCTATATCAAATTTCTGCCGCTTGGCGGTTGGTGGGGACATGTCGCCTTAGCTCAAAGAGTGATAGTTAAAGCATCAAAAGGCGATATTATCGGAGTAATAGGCTCTAAACCGCCTCACTTGCTCAAAGATGATGAGCGCAAGAAAGTGCTCGATTTGGATGATATGTATATCGATGTTGGCGTTAACGAGAAAACGAATATCAAGAAAATGGGCATCCGTCCCGGCGACCCGATTGTTCCCGATGCTAAGTTTACGGTCATGCACGACCCGAAAATGTATCTGAACAAAGCGTTCGATAACCGTATCGGAGTAGCCGCCGCAGTTGAAGTCATCAACAAATTAAAAGGCAGGGCGCATCCCAATAGCGTCTATGGTGTAGGCACTGCTCAGGAAGAGGTAGGTCTTAGAGGCGCCGGCACAGCCGCTTGGGCTGTCGAGCCTGATGTTGCATTTGTTGTCGATGTATCATTAGCCGCCGATGGGCCTGACGCTAGCAAAAGCACTTCCGCTAAACTCGGCTCAGGACCGTCCATAACCGTTTACGACGGCAGTATGATTCCTCATAGAAGGCTTCGCGATTTAGTGATTGATACGGCCGAAAATGAAAAGATTCCCTACCATCTGGCGGCTTTGGGCAGAGGCGGCACCGATGGCGGCAGGATTCATCTATCTCGCTCGGGCGTGCCGTGTATTTATATGGGCGTGGCTACTCGCTATATCCACAGCCACACCAGCATCATTCATCGCGATGACTTCGATAATTTAGTCAAATTATTAGTCGCTGTTATCAAGAAATTAGATTCAAAAACTGTTAAGCAGCTTGCCAAGAGGTAA
- the cysS gene encoding cysteine--tRNA ligase, translating into MTAVFYNTFTRRKEEFKSIKPDYVGMYTCGPTVYAPAHIGNFRAYIFEDLLKRFLIFKGYKVTQVMNLTDVDDKTIRDSQALKISLDEHTRKFKDLFFQDIDRLNINRAEHYPEATKHVDEMVAMTNKLLENGHAYKSGSSIYYRISTFPQYGSLSHMKLDQLKDGARVDSDEYEKETASDFALWKGWSVEDGDVYWETELGKGRPGWHIECSAMSMKYLGESFDIHTGGVDNMFPHHENEIAQSEGATGKKFVKYWLHCEYLIVEGKKMAKSEGNYYTVQDIIDKGNNPLAIRYLLLATHYRQQLNFTFEALEAAKNAITRLRDFRDAVKISSGDGQNAEIKAITEKALNKFETSLDDDLNISPALAAVFDFVKEINIAKEKNPLSKSDAEIIEDALKKFDSVLGVIYVKEEALDSEIEELIEKRIQARKDKDFAEADRIRNQLDEMGIILEDSAAGTRWKRKL; encoded by the coding sequence ATGACAGCAGTATTTTATAATACATTCACGCGCCGTAAAGAGGAATTCAAATCGATCAAACCCGATTATGTTGGGATGTACACCTGCGGTCCGACTGTTTATGCGCCCGCTCATATAGGTAATTTCAGAGCCTATATTTTTGAAGACTTGCTCAAACGCTTTTTGATTTTCAAGGGCTATAAAGTAACTCAGGTAATGAATCTCACCGATGTGGATGATAAAACAATTCGCGATTCGCAGGCTCTAAAAATATCGCTTGATGAACATACGAGGAAGTTCAAAGACTTATTCTTTCAGGATATCGACCGCTTGAATATCAATCGGGCAGAACATTACCCGGAAGCTACCAAGCATGTCGATGAGATGGTTGCCATGACTAATAAGCTTCTGGAAAATGGCCATGCCTATAAATCGGGTTCATCGATTTATTACCGGATTTCGACTTTTCCCCAATACGGCTCGCTGTCACACATGAAATTAGATCAGCTTAAAGATGGCGCGCGGGTTGATTCGGATGAGTACGAAAAAGAAACCGCCTCGGATTTTGCGCTCTGGAAAGGCTGGTCTGTCGAGGATGGCGATGTGTATTGGGAAACCGAACTCGGCAAAGGCCGACCCGGCTGGCACATCGAATGCTCGGCGATGAGCATGAAATATCTCGGCGAAAGTTTCGATATTCACACCGGCGGCGTCGATAATATGTTCCCGCATCATGAAAATGAAATCGCTCAATCTGAAGGCGCTACCGGTAAAAAGTTTGTCAAATACTGGCTTCATTGCGAATACCTTATTGTCGAAGGCAAAAAGATGGCTAAATCCGAAGGTAATTATTATACTGTTCAGGACATTATCGATAAAGGTAATAATCCTTTGGCGATAAGATACCTGCTTTTGGCAACGCATTACCGTCAGCAGTTGAACTTTACTTTCGAGGCTCTCGAAGCGGCTAAAAACGCTATTACCCGCCTGCGCGATTTTCGGGATGCGGTAAAAATCTCCAGCGGTGATGGCCAGAATGCCGAAATTAAGGCAATAACCGAAAAAGCGCTAAATAAATTTGAAACATCCCTTGATGATGATTTGAATATATCGCCGGCGTTAGCGGCTGTTTTCGATTTTGTCAAAGAGATAAATATCGCCAAAGAGAAAAATCCTTTGTCTAAGTCGGATGCTGAAATTATTGAAGATGCCCTGAAAAAATTCGATTCGGTGCTGGGTGTTATCTATGTGAAAGAAGAGGCTTTGGATTCCGAAATTGAGGAGCTTATAGAAAAGCGGATACAGGCCAGAAAAGATAAGGATTTCGCCGAGGCAGACCGGATTAGAAACCAGCTTGATGAAATGGGAATAATCCTTGAGGATTCAGCCGCTGGCACGCGCTGGAAACGGAAACTTTAA